From a single Plutella xylostella chromosome 5, ilPluXylo3.1, whole genome shotgun sequence genomic region:
- the LOC105398627 gene encoding alpha-crystallin A chain-like → MSLIPYWARHLRNLACRDPLMRVLEDPFTALSRDPFFRDPLKYMKQMSALDHDHSHGIDGVLSETEVKADGKKVEVHLDVQNFTPDQIQVKTVGNEITVEGKKEVKKEGGWSRSHFERRFLLPEGFPPERVECHLDKGRLVLVAFRAQPVEERTVPIQDKTKDAAKS, encoded by the coding sequence ATGTCACTGATTCCGTACTGGGCTCGTCATTTGAGGAACCTGGCGTGTCGGGACCCCTTGATGAGGGTTCTAGAGGATCCCTTCACGGCGCTATCCAGGGACCCTTTCTTCCGCGACCCGCTGAAGTACATGAAGCAGATGTCCGCCCTCGACCACGACCACAGCCACGGCATCGACGGCGTGCTCTCCGAAACCGAAGTCAAAGCTGACGGGAAGAAAGTCGAAGTCCATCTCGACGTACAAAACTTCACTCCCGACCAGATCCAGGTGAAGACCGTCGGCAACGAGATCACAGTCGAGGGGAAGAAGGAGGTGAAGAAGGAGGGGGGGTGGTCGCGCAGCCACTTCGAGCGGCGGTTCCTCTTGCCCGAGGGTTTCCCGCCAGAGCGCGTGGAATGCCACCTGGACAAGGGCCGCCTGGTGCTGGTCGCCTTCAGGGCACAGCCGGTGGAGGAGCGCACCGTACCCATACAGGATAAGACCAAGGATGCGGCGAAGTCGTGA